A DNA window from Candidatus Saccharibacteria bacterium oral taxon 955 contains the following coding sequences:
- a CDS encoding response regulator: protein MTKIVIIEDDQVINQMYRMKFEAAGFDVATASDGQAGIKMAEKFKPEIILLDLQMPNMGGAEALEIIRKSTWGAKIPVIILTNLGEEEAPKSLRSLGIHSYIVKADLTPSQVVVRVKDALGITD from the coding sequence ATGACAAAAATCGTTATCATTGAAGATGACCAAGTTATCAACCAGATGTATCGTATGAAGTTTGAAGCGGCCGGCTTTGATGTTGCGACAGCGAGCGACGGGCAGGCTGGTATAAAAATGGCTGAAAAATTCAAACCAGAAATTATCCTCCTCGACCTTCAAATGCCAAATATGGGTGGCGCTGAAGCACTTGAGATTATCCGTAAATCAACTTGGGGCGCGAAAATACCCGTCATCATCCTCACCAACCTTGGCGAAGAAGAAGCACCAAAATCACTCCGTTCACTCGGTATCCATAGCTACATCGTCAAAGCAGATCTCACACCAAGCCAGGTTGTAGTTCGCGTCAAAGACGCCCTCGGGATTACAGACTAA
- the murB gene encoding UDP-N-acetylmuramate dehydrogenase, which produces MDIHIDIPLKNHLTMRLGGVARFMTDIHSPEEAAEAVKRATAQHLPIYILGGGSNTLVKDEGYDGLVVRNRIPGFEVIDETATDTTIKIGAGEIWDDVVKRVVDMNLTGIECLSMIPGTAGAAPVQNIGAYGQEVADTLLSLEAYDKQSDSIVTLTNEQCRFSYRHSIFRGEEMGRYIITSITLRLYKSAPHPPFYKAVQDYLDKNDISIYTPQALREAVIAIRTDKLPDPKERPNSGSFFKNAIIETWQLKDLKTRFPDIPAYDMTDGSYKIPTGWLIERAGFKGQLLHGIRVHDKNALVLINESASGYADLARARDEIIGGVRDKFRIMIEQEPLEM; this is translated from the coding sequence ATGGACATTCATATAGATATCCCTTTGAAAAACCATTTGACCATGCGCCTAGGTGGTGTCGCACGCTTCATGACCGATATCCACTCCCCAGAAGAGGCGGCCGAAGCCGTCAAACGCGCAACCGCCCAACATCTACCGATTTATATATTAGGTGGTGGCAGTAATACACTCGTCAAAGACGAAGGCTACGATGGTCTAGTTGTGCGTAATCGTATACCTGGTTTTGAGGTTATCGACGAGACAGCAACCGATACTACGATCAAAATTGGTGCAGGAGAAATTTGGGACGACGTCGTCAAAAGAGTGGTTGATATGAATCTTACTGGGATAGAATGTCTCTCGATGATTCCAGGCACCGCTGGGGCGGCACCAGTTCAAAATATTGGCGCATACGGCCAAGAGGTCGCTGATACATTGTTGTCGCTAGAGGCATACGACAAACAGTCTGACAGTATCGTTACCCTCACAAATGAGCAGTGTCGATTCTCGTATCGCCACAGTATTTTTCGTGGCGAAGAGATGGGACGATATATCATCACCTCAATCACTCTTCGACTCTATAAATCTGCTCCTCACCCACCGTTTTACAAGGCCGTCCAAGACTACCTAGACAAAAATGATATTTCAATTTATACGCCACAAGCATTACGTGAGGCGGTTATTGCCATCCGCACGGACAAGCTTCCCGACCCAAAAGAGCGACCTAATTCTGGATCATTCTTCAAAAATGCTATTATTGAAACCTGGCAACTCAAGGACCTAAAAACACGTTTCCCTGACATCCCCGCCTACGACATGACCGATGGATCATACAAAATACCCACCGGCTGGCTAATCGAACGAGCCGGCTTTAAGGGTCAACTTCTCCACGGTATCCGCGTTCACGACAAAAATGCCTTAGTGCTTATAAATGAATCCGCCTCAGGATATGCCGATCTCGCCAGAGCAAGAGATGAAATTATCGGTGGCGTCCGTGATAAGTTTCGCATCATGATCGAGCAAGAACCGCTCGAAATGTAG
- a CDS encoding prepilin-type N-terminal cleavage/methylation domain-containing protein has translation MNARRGFTIVEIVIVMVIMAILIGLAVLNISSTQANARDNKRKTDVENIARGLETRYKEGNPVVTAVSAYPDVNSYIGPGTYPSVAELFHTFGQSQAGWTPQQVPGGYGPKNLSGTSEQSFTPPAFTEPYVGVGVICSSAPCTGQPEAQSTINSAFSTGNNREKYLYEPIDASGQHCLDNPCVRFNLYYWSEIDNEYKMIKSKHQ, from the coding sequence ATGAACGCTCGGCGTGGGTTCACTATAGTGGAGATTGTAATTGTCATGGTGATTATGGCAATTCTTATCGGACTTGCGGTACTAAATATATCCTCCACGCAAGCAAACGCCCGTGACAACAAGCGCAAAACCGACGTAGAAAATATCGCCCGCGGACTCGAAACGCGCTACAAAGAAGGCAACCCTGTCGTTACGGCAGTTTCGGCATACCCAGATGTCAACTCATACATAGGGCCTGGAACATACCCTAGTGTAGCCGAGTTATTTCACACGTTTGGTCAGAGCCAAGCTGGCTGGACGCCCCAGCAAGTACCAGGTGGCTACGGACCAAAAAACCTATCTGGTACCTCAGAGCAGTCGTTTACACCTCCTGCATTCACCGAACCATATGTTGGTGTAGGCGTCATCTGTTCGTCTGCGCCATGCACTGGTCAACCTGAGGCTCAATCTACGATCAACAGTGCTTTCTCCACTGGAAACAACCGTGAAAAGTATCTCTACGAACCCATTGACGCCTCGGGTCAACATTGCCTCGATAATCCATGCGTCCGATTCAACCTATATTATTGGTCAGAGATAGACAACGAATATAAGATGATAAAGAGTAAGCACCAATGA
- a CDS encoding prepilin-type N-terminal cleavage/methylation domain-containing protein: protein MRYSEGFTAVELLVALVIGALLLGSGYQLYTAVIRDSNDNLKRSQASGAAYQILRQNQNLLTSPCTSSTRNPAIPAESGLGTNASAELKIACPYNTYNSDGSVKTTSNISLMSVTITYHTITEQKVTRAIAIRP, encoded by the coding sequence ATGAGATACTCCGAAGGGTTTACCGCTGTAGAACTTCTCGTTGCCCTCGTAATTGGTGCGCTACTACTGGGGTCGGGATATCAACTTTATACGGCAGTTATACGCGACTCGAACGACAACTTAAAACGCTCTCAGGCCAGCGGCGCGGCGTACCAGATCCTCCGTCAAAACCAGAATTTACTGACCTCTCCCTGCACAAGCTCAACGAGAAACCCAGCCATACCCGCCGAGTCAGGGCTTGGCACCAATGCGTCTGCTGAATTAAAAATTGCCTGCCCATACAACACCTATAATTCAGACGGCTCCGTCAAAACAACCTCAAATATCAGTCTTATGTCGGTTACTATCACCTATCACACAATAACAGAGCAAAAGGTCACCCGTGCAATCGCTATTCGTCCATAA
- a CDS encoding prepilin-type N-terminal cleavage/methylation domain-containing protein: MTKQTKSSGFTIVELLIVIVVIAILAAITIVAYNGIQNRANDTAAKETASQFRTKIEAYNTIKSKYPATTTSASDLVTDLATEAESKLDKGVEDKVSDTAAVTKEKPVHWAACTSGTTGGTVTYWKTGGTEKFELGKC; the protein is encoded by the coding sequence ATGACAAAACAAACCAAATCAAGCGGATTCACGATCGTTGAGCTTCTCATCGTTATCGTGGTTATTGCGATCCTCGCAGCTATCACTATCGTCGCTTATAACGGTATCCAGAACCGTGCCAATGACACAGCTGCCAAAGAAACAGCTAGCCAGTTCCGCACAAAAATTGAGGCATACAACACCATCAAGTCAAAGTATCCAGCTACTACGACCTCTGCATCTGATCTTGTTACGGATCTTGCCACCGAGGCTGAATCAAAGCTTGATAAAGGTGTTGAAGATAAGGTTTCTGACACCGCAGCAGTCACCAAAGAAAAGCCTGTCCACTGGGCAGCATGTACTTCAGGTACTACTGGCGGTACTGTCACCTACTGGAAGACCGGTGGAACTGAAAAATTTGAGCTAGGAAAATGCTAA
- a CDS encoding UDP-N-acetylglucosamine 1-carboxyvinyltransferase, translating into MSTTKYLRNIGNLIQETRQSRGMTQAELATALGTSQSAINRIEKGGQNISLEMIARISEVLSSEIVRINKSGKTNFLINGGKKLHGEIEVKTSKNAAVGLLCASLLNKGKTTLRRVARIEEVNRIVEVLESIGVKCRWLDNNDLEILPPKKLKLDEMDIEAAKKTRTVIMFLGPLLHQYREFSLPFAGGCSLGTRTVEPHMTGLAPFGLNVVATADRYQAKTTAKPVKKAIVLTERGDTVTENVIMAAALYDGEVTIRNASPNYMVQDVCFFLEKLGVKIEGIGTTTLKIHGLKSINKTIEYYPSEDPIEAMSFVAAGVVTESEITVKRVPIEFMELEMATLAGMGLRYDMTDEYPARNGKTRLVDISLKKSKLHAPKDKIHALPFPGINMDNLPFLGLCATVAEGRTLIHDWSYENRAIYFTELSKLNATIEMVDPHRVYITGPTRWRPADITAPSALRPSVVILLAMIAAPGKSVLRDVYSINRGYEDIANRLNRLGAEIETTWE; encoded by the coding sequence ATGAGCACGACAAAATACCTTCGAAACATCGGAAATCTTATCCAAGAAACACGTCAATCTCGAGGCATGACCCAGGCTGAGCTAGCTACCGCACTAGGCACTAGTCAGAGTGCCATCAATCGTATTGAAAAAGGTGGTCAAAATATCAGTCTAGAGATGATTGCACGGATCAGTGAAGTATTGTCGAGCGAAATCGTCCGAATCAACAAATCTGGAAAAACTAATTTCCTAATCAATGGCGGCAAAAAACTACACGGTGAAATTGAAGTAAAAACCAGCAAAAACGCTGCTGTCGGGCTACTTTGTGCTTCTCTTTTAAATAAGGGTAAAACAACCCTGAGACGCGTAGCACGTATCGAAGAAGTAAATCGAATCGTCGAAGTTCTAGAAAGCATCGGCGTTAAATGTCGTTGGCTCGACAACAACGACCTCGAGATTCTCCCGCCAAAGAAATTGAAACTTGACGAGATGGATATCGAAGCGGCCAAAAAAACTCGCACTGTTATCATGTTCCTTGGCCCTCTACTTCACCAATATAGAGAGTTCAGCTTGCCGTTTGCTGGTGGCTGCAGCCTAGGCACACGAACAGTCGAGCCACATATGACCGGACTAGCGCCATTTGGCCTCAACGTTGTCGCTACTGCTGACCGCTATCAAGCAAAAACCACCGCCAAACCGGTAAAAAAAGCTATCGTCCTGACTGAGCGCGGTGATACTGTTACCGAAAACGTCATCATGGCAGCGGCTTTATATGACGGCGAAGTAACGATCCGAAACGCCAGCCCAAATTATATGGTCCAAGATGTTTGCTTCTTCCTCGAAAAACTGGGCGTTAAAATCGAAGGTATAGGCACAACAACGCTCAAAATTCACGGACTTAAGTCGATCAACAAGACGATTGAATATTATCCGAGCGAGGACCCGATAGAGGCAATGAGTTTTGTTGCAGCTGGCGTGGTAACAGAATCCGAAATTACGGTGAAACGTGTACCAATAGAATTTATGGAACTTGAGATGGCGACACTCGCTGGTATGGGGCTTCGGTATGACATGACCGATGAATACCCAGCCCGAAATGGCAAAACTCGATTGGTCGATATTTCTCTCAAGAAGTCCAAGCTCCATGCGCCAAAAGATAAGATCCATGCCCTACCGTTTCCTGGAATCAATATGGACAACTTACCATTCCTTGGTCTGTGTGCAACCGTTGCCGAGGGTCGCACTCTAATTCATGACTGGAGCTATGAAAACCGAGCTATCTACTTTACTGAGCTATCTAAGCTCAACGCCACAATCGAGATGGTCGACCCACACCGCGTCTACATAACGGGACCAACCCGTTGGCGCCCAGCAGACATCACCGCTCCCTCTGCTCTGCGACCAAGCGTCGTTATACTCCTGGCGATGATAGCAGCGCCCGGTAAGTCTGTCCTGCGTGACGTATACAGCATCAACCGCGGCTATGAAGATATCGCCAATCGCCTAAATAGACTCGGCGCAGAGATAGAAACCACCTGGGAATAG
- a CDS encoding GNAT family N-acetyltransferase → MAKFEISLRQELIDHGLDKDIRLGRSILQIGDLADTSPNKYIDGYRQVFDYIEEYDPPYLDSPELEEALTSEGQKTRAIISALGSCSTRSAINAILESGSSKQRGYLSEALKKYSSFITDGIPYESYDDNYEPIERRKSANPDDIITGLWRDVVFASMIDTPEMKALSRARRWLQPGDDDKKLNENIENLPKTRGYYSYIFPPKKLPQKNSEIASDKPRHKPGTVGNAFPELAKTYEQIREREERKHPDDTDDTIEHTTTLELARIIAKSTEYNDPYRSERSPYRSHFAEQMAWARLGDQVQRQFRGMRQKIRGIDLHNIGRFIGKSGDNPYDVEWRRIEKLADTVTPDHVDPAREYLLKKAHDDIQRQHRRYGNDVAHRIITEGAAKLASIDSLTDDEVLARFQTEREKLDQKRNEHMSLAQKALDLHFKDGVDDDATPIDWINTAPFGLINRTHKALNRGVSKDTAFAYAVAEYSFPGEAITRELVEACRSITKENLDKTRALHAYSKETGLAIDPIDEVRLGKVAVTYDSSDVIDLMEQGYSAREIIENGWLCHLDTRKTIDFPARGNDAQKQRWCTENGYAYLNGGWIKTSVGKIILSRLESGLERSIHDASQWLETFQIPEEGYDIPVLKARIQSGEQIQLHNIEKTTFYDVGLESGLLAGILKAPQDLRDRLLLPRKTQKIQQIFFAPEHQLLYLTLADVYRDSDIDINTVRDHAFDRLDAFYNEWLINARGKETTYRISKDDLREKLLVAIENVNNSVLSDDENITGVIQRLSKYGNNRKRYIDDATSWLLRHVTSPSARLTKVWGDRAVALIEGANDSARDIEIWQNDNALRLQLREMTRQGSMPHNLTAAEVTGEFSGWVWELSRCYDSDRIIRAISEYKSVRTTEALLPAQVMEMQTSSGVYKAEVLAKDDPRGMTIGIDTGCCMTLDGASASCIESGYKHKNAGFFALYTPQGRLAAQSYFYVNPEHPNVLVLDNIEANQGRDTNKIVEIYKQALSKYLLERFATDRTWNIDTVNLGTGYGDAVKSSVLRLPATNAIPNNLGYDIYSDASDQRLLLHLSQHEIAESRKQWIPAQENIENTPNHLPNIVTRSITPNDFAIIKELEEQIYPEHIRQYDDKEMLQDELKMNSMETYSFLVAGQADSSKDYIGYCMAYLDQSETEPGRHDPVVYAADMAILPEAQGFHIGAKMFDELLKRTSERGVDKIEMHARETTSYSALKNSEWAKHILYRRGYKFVDHGVVDEFDDGDGNIENLYLVSIEKI, encoded by the coding sequence ATGGCAAAATTTGAGATCAGCCTCAGACAAGAACTTATCGATCATGGACTTGATAAGGATATTAGACTAGGACGAAGTATTTTACAAATTGGCGACTTAGCAGACACCTCACCTAACAAGTATATAGATGGATACCGTCAGGTATTTGACTATATAGAAGAATACGACCCGCCCTATTTAGATAGTCCAGAGCTGGAGGAGGCTCTCACGAGTGAGGGTCAAAAAACACGCGCAATCATCTCTGCGCTTGGGTCTTGCTCTACTCGTAGCGCAATCAACGCCATCCTAGAATCAGGCTCATCAAAACAAAGAGGCTACCTATCAGAAGCTCTCAAAAAATATAGTAGCTTTATCACTGATGGAATTCCGTACGAAAGCTATGATGATAATTACGAACCGATTGAGCGTCGCAAATCAGCTAATCCAGACGATATAATAACTGGCCTTTGGCGTGATGTAGTATTTGCTAGTATGATTGACACCCCGGAGATGAAGGCGTTATCACGGGCGCGTAGATGGCTACAGCCAGGCGACGATGACAAAAAACTGAATGAAAATATTGAAAATTTGCCTAAAACACGCGGTTATTATTCTTATATTTTCCCTCCTAAAAAATTGCCTCAAAAAAATAGCGAGATAGCATCTGACAAACCTCGCCATAAACCAGGTACGGTCGGCAACGCTTTTCCAGAACTGGCAAAAACCTACGAACAAATTAGAGAAAGAGAAGAACGGAAGCACCCAGATGATACCGATGACACGATAGAACACACTACCACCCTAGAGCTAGCAAGAATTATTGCCAAATCTACTGAATATAACGATCCTTATCGAAGCGAGAGATCGCCATATCGTTCACATTTCGCTGAACAAATGGCTTGGGCCAGGCTGGGCGATCAGGTGCAAAGGCAGTTTCGTGGCATGCGCCAGAAAATTAGAGGTATTGATCTACATAATATTGGGCGTTTTATCGGAAAATCAGGTGATAACCCTTATGATGTAGAGTGGCGGAGGATTGAGAAGCTGGCAGATACAGTAACACCAGATCATGTTGATCCTGCCAGAGAATATCTGTTAAAGAAAGCACATGATGATATACAGCGTCAGCATCGACGATATGGTAATGATGTGGCGCATAGGATTATCACGGAAGGCGCTGCAAAACTTGCAAGCATCGACAGCTTAACTGATGATGAGGTCTTAGCACGTTTCCAGACGGAAAGGGAGAAGCTGGATCAAAAACGTAACGAGCATATGAGCTTGGCACAAAAGGCACTAGATCTTCATTTTAAGGATGGAGTAGATGATGACGCAACCCCGATTGATTGGATTAATACCGCTCCCTTTGGACTTATTAATCGCACTCATAAGGCGCTCAATAGAGGAGTTAGTAAAGATACGGCTTTTGCGTATGCGGTAGCAGAATATAGTTTTCCAGGTGAGGCGATAACGCGAGAGCTTGTAGAGGCTTGTCGTAGTATTACGAAGGAGAATCTTGATAAAACGAGAGCTCTCCATGCATATAGTAAGGAGACTGGGTTAGCGATTGACCCAATAGACGAAGTTCGCTTAGGTAAGGTGGCAGTGACATATGACTCTAGTGACGTTATCGATCTCATGGAGCAGGGGTATTCTGCTCGTGAAATTATTGAGAATGGATGGTTATGCCATCTTGATACACGTAAGACTATTGATTTTCCTGCTCGTGGAAATGATGCTCAGAAGCAACGATGGTGTACAGAGAATGGTTATGCATATCTAAATGGTGGCTGGATTAAGACGTCGGTAGGTAAGATTATCCTCTCAAGGCTCGAGTCGGGTCTTGAGAGGTCAATCCATGATGCATCTCAATGGCTCGAGACGTTCCAAATACCCGAAGAAGGCTACGACATACCTGTACTTAAAGCACGTATCCAAAGTGGCGAACAAATTCAGCTGCACAATATAGAAAAAACAACATTCTATGATGTTGGCTTAGAGTCTGGCCTTTTGGCGGGTATACTGAAAGCACCTCAGGATTTACGTGACAGACTTTTACTTCCGCGTAAGACGCAAAAGATTCAACAGATATTTTTTGCGCCTGAACACCAGCTGCTATATCTTACATTGGCTGATGTCTATCGAGATAGTGATATAGACATAAACACTGTGCGTGACCATGCTTTTGATAGGCTTGATGCATTTTATAATGAGTGGCTGATTAATGCCCGCGGCAAGGAGACAACTTATCGCATTTCCAAAGATGATCTTAGGGAAAAATTGCTTGTAGCCATAGAAAATGTTAACAATTCTGTTTTATCTGATGATGAAAATATTACTGGAGTTATCCAGCGGTTAAGTAAATACGGCAACAATCGTAAGCGGTATATAGATGATGCAACTTCCTGGCTATTACGGCACGTGACCTCTCCAAGTGCACGTTTGACTAAAGTATGGGGAGACAGGGCGGTGGCGCTAATAGAAGGTGCTAATGATTCTGCAAGAGATATCGAGATCTGGCAAAATGATAATGCGCTACGGTTGCAGTTGCGTGAGATGACGCGCCAAGGCAGCATGCCACACAACTTGACAGCTGCTGAAGTTACAGGAGAATTTAGTGGTTGGGTATGGGAACTATCACGGTGTTATGACAGCGACAGAATTATCCGTGCAATTAGTGAATATAAATCAGTACGTACAACAGAGGCATTATTGCCAGCACAGGTGATGGAAATGCAAACTTCTTCTGGTGTATACAAAGCAGAGGTATTGGCTAAAGATGACCCGAGGGGGATGACGATTGGTATCGATACAGGGTGCTGCATGACACTAGATGGCGCTTCTGCCAGTTGTATAGAATCGGGATATAAGCATAAAAACGCTGGATTCTTTGCACTATACACGCCACAGGGGCGTTTAGCCGCTCAGTCATATTTTTACGTTAACCCTGAACACCCTAACGTACTTGTACTCGATAATATTGAGGCAAATCAGGGTCGAGACACTAACAAGATAGTAGAAATATACAAGCAAGCTCTATCTAAGTACCTACTAGAGAGATTTGCGACAGATCGTACATGGAATATCGATACCGTCAATTTAGGCACTGGATACGGCGATGCCGTTAAATCTAGCGTGCTCCGCCTACCTGCAACAAACGCTATCCCTAATAACTTGGGCTACGACATATATTCAGACGCAAGTGACCAGAGATTACTGCTGCATCTATCACAACACGAGATTGCCGAGTCACGGAAACAGTGGATACCAGCTCAAGAAAATATAGAAAACACCCCCAATCACCTACCTAATATAGTTACGCGATCGATAACTCCTAACGATTTTGCGATCATCAAAGAATTAGAGGAGCAGATCTATCCAGAGCATATTCGTCAATACGACGACAAAGAGATGCTCCAAGATGAGCTAAAAATGAACAGCATGGAAACATATAGTTTTCTAGTCGCTGGCCAGGCCGACTCGTCCAAAGACTATATCGGTTACTGTATGGCCTATCTTGATCAGTCCGAGACAGAACCTGGTCGCCATGACCCGGTAGTTTATGCCGCCGATATGGCTATCTTGCCCGAGGCGCAAGGATTTCATATTGGGGCCAAAATGTTTGATGAGCTACTAAAACGAACTAGTGAGCGAGGGGTAGACAAAATCGAAATGCACGCCCGCGAGACGACTTCTTATTCCGCCCTAAAAAATAGCGAATGGGCCAAACATATACTTTATCGTCGAGGCTATAAGTTCGTCGATCATGGCGTAGTTGATGAGTTCGATGACGGCGATGGAAATATAGAAAATCTTTATCTGGTGAGTATCGAAAAAATATAA
- a CDS encoding AAA domain-containing protein, which yields MEDLKFEYYSRRSIAARFGVHISDVAVSMMKWSTWLLILLGAVIVFVAGWSMGWAVMGVAVIPFMISQYVAHYVRDLPPKMTVAVTDRIEGSVLGHLPARPTPADVASAVGRVSSGQFMGARLGISPSLLSTMASTDANATPALWRTAEDIRIANNMSEITGAVLAVAIVRSFPQYESVIAQIHLDDSDLDKGIIWQQHLIQLIKAYKKPRRTGGVGRDWSFGWIPTLQRFGQNISEQIGAGSGLLTVGVASHVQAIDQLVDTFGSGGRQNALLVGRPGVGKTTIIHAFAEKLLDASAKVPDNLKFRQVFLLDSSALISAAPGRGELENLITQVLNEAYRAKNIIVCLDNAQLFFEEGVGSVDLSNVLQPILEAGNLRMILAMDEQRFLEIGQRNPTLLSSINRINIPETDRDETITVLQEQLIVTEVQRHVTYMLQAIKEAYRLSERYVHDLAQPGKALKLLESSAGYSESGLVTINSVQQAIEKTLDVKISVASDTEDRERLLNMEELIHKRMVNQTRAVSVVSDALRRARAGVRNENRPIGTFLFLGPTGVGKTELSKALADVYFGGEGRMIRIDLNEYVRAEDVTRLIADGAEDPTSLTAQVMKQPFSVVLLDEIEKAAPEVLATLLQLLDEGILRDIRNREVSFRDAIVIATSNAGADRIREYIERGYEVQQFEHQFVDELINSGQFRPEFLNRFDEIVVFRPFTKDELIQVCDLILAGVNKTLEPQKVSVIVEDEAKLILVDQGYDPRLGARPMRRVIQKAVENTVAKQMLSGTVNPGDMITITAEQVRAVFDGESPREISAQ from the coding sequence GTGGAAGATTTAAAATTTGAGTACTACAGTCGACGATCAATTGCCGCGCGGTTTGGCGTACATATTAGCGATGTTGCCGTCTCGATGATGAAGTGGTCGACGTGGTTACTGATCTTGCTTGGTGCTGTTATTGTGTTTGTTGCTGGATGGTCAATGGGATGGGCGGTTATGGGCGTAGCAGTTATTCCGTTTATGATTAGCCAATATGTTGCTCATTATGTTCGAGATCTGCCTCCGAAAATGACTGTAGCAGTAACTGATCGAATTGAAGGATCTGTTCTCGGACATCTTCCTGCTAGGCCAACGCCCGCTGATGTCGCATCAGCAGTTGGTAGAGTGTCGAGTGGACAATTTATGGGCGCAAGACTTGGCATCAGTCCATCACTACTGTCAACGATGGCGAGTACGGATGCAAATGCGACACCAGCATTATGGCGAACGGCTGAAGATATACGTATTGCTAATAATATGTCAGAGATAACTGGAGCGGTTCTAGCTGTCGCAATTGTTCGGTCTTTTCCTCAGTACGAGTCAGTGATTGCCCAAATTCACCTCGATGATAGTGACTTAGATAAGGGGATTATTTGGCAACAGCACCTTATCCAGCTAATAAAGGCTTATAAAAAACCGCGCAGAACTGGTGGGGTGGGTCGCGACTGGTCATTTGGGTGGATCCCGACCCTCCAGCGGTTTGGTCAAAATATTAGCGAGCAGATAGGCGCTGGATCTGGTCTGTTGACGGTTGGTGTTGCCTCGCATGTACAGGCAATTGATCAGCTGGTTGATACGTTTGGGTCGGGCGGACGACAAAATGCCTTGTTAGTTGGGCGACCTGGCGTCGGTAAGACGACGATTATTCACGCTTTTGCTGAGAAACTACTTGATGCGTCAGCCAAAGTGCCAGATAATCTCAAGTTTCGTCAGGTATTCTTGCTTGATTCGTCAGCGTTAATTTCGGCTGCACCAGGTCGTGGTGAGTTGGAGAATCTAATTACGCAAGTGCTAAATGAGGCGTATCGAGCAAAAAATATCATTGTTTGTCTAGATAATGCCCAGTTATTTTTTGAGGAGGGCGTGGGTTCGGTCGACCTCTCTAATGTCCTCCAGCCGATTCTTGAGGCTGGTAATTTGCGTATGATTCTCGCGATGGATGAGCAGCGATTTCTAGAAATTGGTCAGCGTAATCCTACTCTACTTAGTTCAATCAACCGAATCAATATTCCAGAAACAGACCGAGACGAAACTATAACAGTACTTCAGGAGCAACTTATTGTAACTGAAGTCCAGCGTCACGTCACTTATATGCTTCAGGCGATCAAAGAGGCATATCGATTGAGCGAGCGATATGTCCACGATCTGGCTCAGCCAGGAAAGGCGCTAAAGTTGCTCGAGTCGTCTGCTGGCTACAGTGAATCTGGACTCGTAACCATAAATTCAGTGCAACAAGCTATCGAGAAAACATTAGATGTAAAAATCAGTGTTGCGAGCGACACCGAGGATCGTGAGAGACTGCTGAATATGGAAGAGCTGATTCATAAGCGAATGGTGAACCAAACTCGCGCTGTCAGCGTGGTGAGCGACGCTTTACGCAGAGCTAGGGCGGGTGTGAGAAACGAGAATCGACCGATAGGAACCTTTTTGTTCCTGGGTCCGACTGGTGTTGGCAAGACGGAGTTATCCAAGGCCCTGGCTGATGTCTATTTCGGGGGTGAGGGCAGGATGATTCGGATTGACTTAAACGAGTATGTTCGTGCTGAGGATGTCACGAGGCTTATTGCAGATGGCGCTGAGGATCCGACAAGCCTGACTGCCCAGGTGATGAAACAGCCGTTTAGTGTTGTTTTGCTCGATGAGATAGAAAAAGCAGCTCCCGAAGTGCTCGCTACCCTTCTTCAGCTTCTTGATGAGGGTATTCTGAGAGATATTAGAAATCGCGAAGTTAGCTTTCGTGATGCGATTGTGATCGCAACAAGTAATGCTGGAGCTGATAGAATTCGCGAATACATTGAGCGAGGATATGAGGTTCAGCAATTTGAGCATCAGTTTGTCGACGAACTGATTAACTCAGGTCAGTTTCGTCCTGAGTTTTTGAACCGTTTTGATGAAATAGTCGTATTTAGACCGTTTACAAAAGATGAGTTGATCCAGGTGTGTGATCTAATCCTTGCGGGTGTTAATAAAACTCTCGAACCACAGAAGGTGTCGGTTATCGTCGAGGATGAGGCAAAGCTGATACTTGTTGACCAGGGCTACGACCCGCGACTTGGCGCTCGTCCGATGCGGCGTGTCATTCAAAAGGCGGTAGAGAATACAGTCGCAAAACAAATGCTGAGTGGTACGGTGAATCCTGGTGATATGATTACAATTACCGCCGAACAGGTGAGGGCCGTGTTTGATGGCGAGTCGCCACGCGAAATTAGCGCTCAGTAA